In one Amaranthus tricolor cultivar Red isolate AtriRed21 chromosome 8, ASM2621246v1, whole genome shotgun sequence genomic region, the following are encoded:
- the LOC130820791 gene encoding uncharacterized protein LOC130820791: protein MKIHSKKSSIVAKRLWNFLRVAFFMVRKGLISKKKLLIDINLFFKRGRLIRKSLSNFLHLHHHQHHYQMSRARYAQCEYEFSCSNSPNPVFFHKSSTKRTHAHHDNHNAIVLVPTTPEYSFNLRFDVNEYDLSSSGENCSPIRSPFPIMIADYSSDDEINDENNDLHVDYEAEEFIKKFYDQLKAQSRVQLLQY from the coding sequence ATGAAGATACATTCAAAAAAAAGTTCAATAGTAGCCAAGAGGCTATGGAATTTCTTAAGAGTCGCCTTTTTTATGGTAAGAAAAGGTTTAATATCTAAGAAAAAACTTCTGATAGATATAAATCTCTTTTTCAAACGAGGTCGACTTATTCGAAAATCATTAAGTAATTTTTTACATCTCCACCACCACCAGCACCACTACCAGATGAGTCGTGCTAGATACGCACAATGTGAATATGAATTCTCATGCAGTAATAGCCCTAATCCCGTTTTTTTCCACAAATCATCTACAAAACGAACACATGCACACCATGATAATCACAATGCTATTGTTTTGGTGCCTACAACTCCAGAATATTCGTTTAATTTACGTTTCGACGTTAATGAATATGATTTATCGTCTTCTGGAGAGAATTGTAGTCCAATTCGATCACCATTTCCTATTATGATTGCGGATTATTCGTCTGATGATGAGATTAATGATGAAAATAATGATTTACATGTTGATTATGAGGCTGAGGAGTTTATTAAGAAGTTTTATGATCAATTAAAGGCTCAAAGTCGTGTGCAATTGTTACAATATTAA